A single genomic interval of Daucus carota subsp. sativus chromosome 1, DH1 v3.0, whole genome shotgun sequence harbors:
- the LOC108199261 gene encoding uncharacterized protein LOC108199261 has protein sequence MMARRPLRYSRPGLSIRALVVLIVLAVLCVFVIIPHYEKVVYFLRPIWDKPPESFEYLPHYYAENVSMETLCKLHGWTARLEPRRVYDAIIFSNEIDLLELRLGELQSQVTKFVILEANTTFTAKPKPLFFTENRDRFAFAEGKITHGVFPGSIASDGSKMHPFDREAAQRRAMNSLIKKSGISPNDLLIMSDTDEIPSRNALKVLQWCDGIPDVIHLELKNYMYSFEFPLESGNWKPAVHIYRPWTVYKHSRQSDYVLSDAGWHCSFCFRTIQEFIFKMTAYSHADRVKRTDFLDASRIQKIICQGDDLYDMLPEEYSFRELFKRMGSIPRSTSAVHVPAYLLENATKFKFLLPGGCVRQGTRTFESVT, from the exons ATGATGGCGCGGAGGCCTCTTAGATACAGTAGACCAGGACTTTCGATAAGAGCTTTGGTTGTTCTCATTGTTCTTGCTGTGCTGTGTGTGTTTGTGATCATCCCCCATTACGAGAAGGTTGTGTATTTTCTTCGTCCTATTTGGGATAAACCGCCTGAGTCGTTTGAGTACTTGCCACATTACTATGCGGAAAATGTTTCAATGGAGACACTGTGTAAGCTACATGGCTGGACAGCACGTTTGGAGCCTCGTCGTGTTTATGATGCTATCATATTTAGCAATGAAATTGATCTTCTTGAATTGAGGTTGGGTGAGCTGCAGTCACAGGTTACGAAGTTTGTGATTCTTGAGGCAAATACAACCTTTACTGCTAAGCCAAAGCCTCTTTTCTTCACTGAAAATCGTGATAGGTTTGCTTTTGCTGAGGGAAAGATCACACATGGTGTGTTTCCAGGGAGtattgcatctgatggatcaaaGATGCATCCATTTGATAGAGAGGCAGCACAGCGTAGAGCTATGAACAGTTTGATTAAGAAGTCTGGTATTTCTCCTAACGATCTCCTAATTATGTCAGACACTGATGAGATTCCAAGTCGCAATGCACTGAAAGTGCTGCAGTGGTGTGATGGAATTCCTGATGTGATACATCTGGAATTAAAAAACTATATGTACTCGTTTGAGTTCCCACTAGAATCAGGAAACTGGAAACCAGCGGTGCACATATACAGGCCATGGACAGTTTACAAGCACTCAAGACAGTCCGACTATGTTCTTTCTGATGCTGGATGGCATTGTAGTTTCTGCTTTAGGACTATACAGGAGTTTATCTTTAAGATGACTGCTTATAGTCACGCGGATCGGGTGAAAAGAACTGATTTTCTTGATGCCTCCcgaattcaaaaaattatctgTCAAGGAGATGATCTTTATGATATGCTTCCAGAGGAGTATAGCTTTCGAGAACTGTTTAAAAGGATGGGATCAATTCCTCGCTCAACATCAGCTGTACATGTTCCGGCTTATCTATTAGAGAATGCTACAAAGTTCAAATTTCTTCTTCCAGGTGGTTGCGTAAGACAAG GAACCAGGACTTTCGAATCAGTCACTTGA
- the LOC108199252 gene encoding probable phospholipid-transporting ATPase 4: MAKGKIRSKLRSSLYTFSCTSTPNKAAEAEELQGSVYSRLVYCNEPHQLSYNSNSTSTTKYNIVTFIPIALFEQFNRVANVYFLIAAILSVTPYGPYDPFSAIAPLAFVVGLSMVKELIEDWQRFLQDWKVNMRPAQVYTGHGIFESRPWKKIMVGDIVKVEKDKFFPADLLLLSSNYDDGICYVETMNLDGETNLKVKRALEITMDLDEDNSFREFKATIKCEAPNPSLYTFEGELEYNKKTYSLDPIQILLRDSKLRNTSYVYGVVIFTGHDTKVMQNSTKSPSKRSRVEKQMDQIIYILFSLLVIISIMSSVGFAYLTKFDMPDWWYLHAPDDKNLYNPQKPYLSGLYHLITALILYGYLIPISLYVSIEIVKVLQASFINRDMHMYHEDTDTPALARTSNLNEELGQVDTILSDKTGTLTCNQMDFLKCSIAGISYGQRPSEVELAAVKKMSMDFDAEDHDFSSAVSGFEEEGNAETEGTSNNQDHGRQIKGFSFEDKRLTGACWWKLPKPEIHYIFFRILAVCHTAIPEENEEGDGYDYEAESPDEGAFLVAAKEFGFEFCKRTQGSIFVREADPSSEEPVEREFKILNILDFTSKRKRMSAIVRDEKGEIFLFCKGADAIIFDRLSEDGRTFEKATKKHLSDYGEAGLRTLVFAYKKLEEADYNEWNNEFQNAKNSDSSNKDEMLEDLSDKIEKELNLVGASAVEDKLQQGVPQCIDSLAQAGLKIWVLTGDKMETAINIGFSCSLLREEMQQICISIKDEQEHDAEQDIKSDISKQIMSGTQKMKQEEDPHAAYALIIDGKALNFALDDELKHQFLHLAVSCASVICCRVSPKQKALVVRLVKEGTGKTTLAIGDGANDVGMIQEADIGIGISGVEGMQAVMSSDFAIAQFRYLERLLVVHGHWFYKRIAQMICYFFYKNIAFGLTLFYYEICTAFSGNAVYDDWYMILYNVAATSLPVMTLGVLEQDVSAEVCLEFPALYQQGPKNLFFGWYRIIGWICNGVYTSFIIFFFNILTLYTEAYRVEGQTPDMSIMGATMFTCIVCAVNTQIALSLSHFTRIQHIFIWGSIVVWFLFLIIYGAAVPETSTGSYQIFLETLAPSPLFWITILLVVIACNLPYFMHISFQRSFSPMDHHIIQEIKYYRKDVTDRHMWRREKRKGRHEAKIGFSARVDAKIRHLKGRIQKRGAVMAGQEML; this comes from the coding sequence ATGGCGAAAGGAAAGATCAGGTCGAAGCTGAGGAGCAGTCTATACACTTTTTCATGCACCAGTACTCCGAATAAAGCAGCTGAGGCTGAAGAACTACAAGGCTCTGTGTACTCAAGACTAGTGTACTGCAACGAGCCTCATCAGCTCAGTTACAACTCTAATAGCACATCTACGACAAAATACAACATTGTCACATTCATTCCAATTGCACTCTTTGAGCAATTCAACCGCGTTGCAAATGTTTACTTTCTGATTGCTGCAATTCTCTCAGTTACACCATACGGGCCTTATGATCCTTTCAGCGCCATTGCACCATTAGCATTCGTCGTTGGCCTTAGTATGGTGAAAGAACTCATAGAAGACTGGCAGAGGTTTTTACAGGATTGGAAGGTTAATATGCGACCAGCACAAGTTTATACTGGGCATGGTATATTCGAGTCTAGACCCTGGAAAAAGATTATGGTTGGTGATATTGTGAAAGTCGAGAAGGATAAATTTTTTCCTGCAGATTTACTTCTGCTGTCATCTAACTATGATGATggaatatgttatgtggaaacAATGAATTTGGACGGTGAGACAAACTTGAAGGTTAAAAGAGCTTTGGAAATAACCATGGATTTGGACGAGGATAATTCTTTCCGAGAGTTCAAGGCAACCATAAAATGTGAAGCCCCAAATCCCAGTCTTTACACTTTTGAGGGTGAGCTTGAATACAACAAGAAAACATACAGTCTTGACCCGATTCAGATTCTCCTTCGTGATTCTAAGCTAAGGAACACGTCGTATGTGTATGGAGTTGTGATTTTCACTGGTCATGATACGAAGGTTATGCAGAACTCGACAAAATCCCCTTCCAAGAGAAGCAGGGTGGAGAAACAGATGGACCAAATTATCTACATTCTATTCAGCCTCCTAGTAATTATCTCGATCATGAGCTCAGTCGGTTTTGCCTATTTGACAAAGTTTGACATGCCAGATTGGTGGTACTTGCATGCTCCGGATGATAAGAACTTGTATAATCCACAAAAGCCCTACTTGTCAGGTTTATATCATCTGATCACTGCTCTGATCCTTTATGGATATCTAATACCTATTTCACTCTATGTTTCGATTGAAATTGTGAAAGTCTTGCAAGCAAGTTTCATTAATAGGGATATGCACATGTACCATGAAGACACTGACACACCAGCTCTGGCAAGGACATCGAATTTGAATGAAGAACTAGGGCAGGTTGACACAATTTTGTCTGACAAAACAGGTACTCTGACATGTAATCAAATGGACTTTCTGAAATGTTCTATTGCGGGGATTTCATATGGACAACGCCCCAGTGAAGTAGAATTAGCTGCTGTGAAGAAGATGTCTATGGATTTTGATGCTGAGGATCATGACTTCTCAAGCGCAGTTAGTGGCTTTGAAGAAGAAGGTAACGCGGAGACAGAAGGGACATCTAATAATCAGGACCATGGACGTCAGATCAAAGGTTTTAGTTTTGAGGATAAGCGTCTCACTGGTGCATGTTGGTGGAAGTTACCTAAACcagaaattcattatatattttttcggATACTTGCAGTGTGCCACACTGCAATTCCAGAAGAAAATGAGGAAGGAGACGGATACGACTATGAAGCAGAGTCCCCCGATGAAGGAGCATTTCTTGTTGCAGCAAAAGAATTTGGGTTTGAATTTTGTAAAAGGACTCAAGGAAGCATATTTGTTCGTGAGGCGGATCCTTCTTCTGAAGAACCAGTGGAAAGGGAGTTCAAGATTCTCAATATTTTGGATTTTACCAGCAAAAGAAAGCGAATGTCTGCTATTGTTCGTGATGAGAAGGGAGAAATTTTTCTCTTCTGCAAAGGGGCAGATGCAATAATTTTTGATAGATTGTCAGAGGATGGAAGAACATTTGAGAAAGCTACAAAAAAACATCTAAGTGACTATGGTGAAGCTGGGCTACGTACCCTCGTTTTTGCATATAAAAAGCTAGAAGAGGCTGATTATAATGAGTGGAATAACGAGTTTCAGAATGCAAAGAATTCTGATTCAAGTAACAAGGATGAAATGCTTGAGGACTTATCCGACAAAATTGAGAAAGAGCTGAATCTTGTTGGTGCTAGTGCCGTGGAGGATAAACTGCAGCAAGGAGTTCCTCAATGTATTGACAGTCTCGCGCAAGCTGGTCTAAAGATATGGGTGTTGACGGGTGATAAAATGGAAACTGCAATCAACATAGGCTTTTCATGCAGTCTGTTGCGTGAAGAAATGCAACAGATTTGCATATCTATTAAAGACGAGCAAGAACATGATGCAGAGCAGGATATAAAATCTGACATTTCGAAGCAAATTATGAGTGGAACTCAAAAGATGAAACAAGAAGAAGACCCTCATGCTGCGTATGCTTTGATAATAGATGGGAAAGCTTTGAATTTTGCTTTAGACGATGAACTGAAACATCAATTTTTGCATCTAGCAGTGAGCTGTGCATCAGTCATATGTTGCCGGGTGTCTCCCAAACAAAAGGCCCTCGTCGTTAGATTGGTAAAAGAAGGGACAGGAAAAACAACCTTAGCCATAGGGGATGGTGCAAATGATGTTGGAATGATCCAAGAGGCTGATATAGGCATCGGGATCAGTGGAGTCGAAGGAATGCAAGCTGTGATGTCAAGTGATTTTGCTATCGCGCAGTTTAGATATCTGGAGAGACTTCTGGTGGTCCATGGTCACTGGTTTTACAAGAGAATTGCTCAGATGATTTGTTACTTCTTCTATAAGAATATAGCATTCGGCCTCACACTCTTTTACTACGAAATTTGCACTGCTTTTTCTGGTAATGCAGTTTATGATGACTGGTATATGATTCTTTATAATGTTGCAGCTACATCTTTACCTGTCATGACACTCGGAGTCCTGGAACAAGATGTCTCCGCTGAAGTCTGCCTAGAGTTTCCAGCATTGTATCAACAAGGCCCGAAAAACTTATTCTTTGGATGGTACAGAATAATCGGATGGATATGCAATGGAGTTTATACTTCATTCATCATCTTCTTTTTCAACATACTGACTCTGTATACTGAAGCCTATCGCGTTGAAGGACAAACTCCTGATATGAGCATCATGGGCGCCACTATGTTCACTTGCATTGTCTGTGCAGTCAATACCCAGATAGCTTTATCACTCAGCCACTTCACCAGGATCCAGCATATTTTTATCTGGGGAAGCATAGTGGTTTGGtttctttttcttataatttaCGGGGCAGCTGTTCCTGAAACTTCAACAGGGTCATATCAGATCTTCCTGGAAACTCTTGCACCCTCTCCGCTATTCTGGATCACCATTCTTCTAGTCGTGATAGCTTGTAATCTTCCGTACTTCATGCACATCTCATTTCAGAGGTCTTTTAGTCCGATGGATCATCACATCATCCAGGAAATTAAGTACTACAGGAAAGATGTTACTGATCGACATATGtggagaagagaaaagagaaaaggAAGACATGAAGCCAAAATCGGGTTCAGTGCAAGAGTTGATGCAAAGATTAGGCACTTAAAAGGTAGGATTCAGAAAAGAGGAGCAGTTATGGCTGGTCAGGAGATGCTTTAA
- the LOC108198463 gene encoding putative germin-like protein 2-1: MAKLMVLVGVFALSFCVAMAADQSALQDFCVAESNSQVLLNGLACKKASSVEASDFSFSGLHIAGNTSNAVGSRVTLVSATQIPGLNTLGISLARIDYAPWGINPPHAHPRATEILTVIEGSLEVGFVTSNPDNRLISKILNKGDVFVFPIGLIHYQKNVGNGNAMAIAGLSSQNPGVITIANAVFGSKPDISTDILVRAFQVDKNIISEMQSKF, from the exons atgGCAAAATTGATGGTTTTGGTAGGGGTTTTTGCTCTTTCCTTCTGCGTTGCCATGGCGGCTGACCAGAGTGCACTTCAAGATTTCTGTGTTGCTGAATCAAACAGCCAAG TGCTTTTAAATGGTCTAGCATGTAAGAAAGCAAGCTCGGTTGAAGCCAGTGACTTCTCCTTCAGTGGACTTCACATAGCAGGCAACACGAGCAATGCAGTTGGGTCAAGGGTAACTCTGGTTTCCGCTACTCAAATACCTGGACTCAACACACTTGGTATCTCTTTGGCCCGCATCGACTATGCACCATGGGGGATCAACCCACCTCACGCCCATCCTCGTGCCACTGAAATCCTCACCGTCATTGAAGGCAGCCTTGAAGTTGGATTCGTCACCTCCAATCCCGACAATCGTTTGATCTCAAAAATCCTCAACAAGGGTGATGTTTTTGTCTTCCCCATCGGTCTCATACACTACCAGAAAAATGTAGGAAATGGTAATGCAATGGCGATTGCGGGTCTTAGCAGCCAAAATCCAGGAGTCATTACCATCGCTAATGCAGTGTTCGGTTCTAAGCCGGACATATCAACCGACATACTTGTCAGGGCTTTCCAGGTGGACAAGAACATCATCTCTGAGATGCAATccaaattttag